The genomic segment TGGAAGAAGAGACCTTGACCGCCAAGTTGGGCCAGGAATTTCGAACCTACTGCCAGAACGTACCTCGCTGGCTGCCCCGGCTGACCCCCTACGGCCCCAGCTTTCCGGAGCAGGGCAATACCCGGGCGGCCTTCCGGGCCGAGCGCCGCAGCCTGCAGACCCTGGGCATCACTTTGCTGGTGATAGTGGTGCTCTTCGTGTGGCGGACGGCGTCTGCGGTGAAGTAAATTGTAAAATGTAAATAAAAACAAAGATCGTGAATGGGAAAATGAACTCCGCTTAAGGTGGGTTTTTTTATTAATTATCCGTCCCCGGTCCATATAGTTTTCAGCCAAAGCCTTAAAAAGTAATCCTGTAAATCCTGTCAAACTTATCCGTTGGCAACGGCGCATTTTTATTGTGGCGGTAGATCTGCCGTTCTGTCAGCGCTAACAACCCGGAGGCCACCGCCACTGTCAGGTCGCCTCGCAAGGAGCGCTGGATGATCTCGAGTCTGTTCAGCTCGTTCATCGTCAGGGATATTCTTTCTTCTTTCATACCCTGACATTATCACAAAGCAGTTAGACCCTGACATAATTATTATGCTACCACACGGAGCCTTTTTATTGTTGACAGAGTCCTAATTGCTTGCTATACTTATAATTTATATGACGGGGCAATGGGCTAAAACCAATCACAAAAAATACTATTCCAGGTGATAAAAATGAAAAAATACGGCGTCATATTGCTTTGTTTTTTGGCTGTGTCATGCCAAACATTTAAACCGGCGGTGGACAAGAAAACACCAGTTTCCAAGGACCAGCAGGCCAAAGAAGAACTGCGCCAAAAGAAGGAAACCGAGGCCGCCGGGATTTTGGATAAAGCCAAATCGCAGTATTCGGAGCGCAAACCGGCCGAGGCGGCGGAAACCCTACAGCAACTGTTGGCCAGGTATCCCGAAACGGCATCGGCCGTGGAAGCCCTTTATTTGACGGCCCTGTACCGCTTTGAGATCAGGCAGATCGATCTGGCCCTGCAAAACGGGTTTAAACTCACTGACAAATATCCCGACTCCGAGCTTTGGGTCAAGACCAAAAAAGTGCTGGGCGACTGCTATACCGAAAACAGGGATTATGTCAAGGCCGGACAGCAGTACCTGGAGGGCATGGCCAAGGCCAAAGCCCCGGAGGGCCGGGAAACTTTGCGTCTGCCGCTGCTATCGCTGATCAACGAAAAACTTTCCGCCGGGGAACTGAGGATCCTCTATAAGGCTTACTCGGATGCGGAGACGGCCCCGGCCATGGGCCTGAGATTGTGCAAGCTGGAACTGGAGGCAAAAAATGTTCCCGAAGCCAAAAAACTGCTTTCGGACCTCAGCAAAAAATATCCCGGCAGCGGAGAGGCCGGCACCGCCAACCTGCTGCTGTCCCAGTTATCAGGGGATAACGCGATAATCCCGGCGGTCCCGGTGGAAAAGAAGATAGGCCTGCTGGCGCCCTTAAGCGGCAAGTTCGGGGAATTCGGGCAGGCGGTGCAGAACGGGGTGGAACTGGCCTTTGAGGAATATAACCAGACGGCCGTGGAAAAATTCAAATTAGTGGCGGCCGATTCCAAGGGCGATGCCATTGATGCGGTCAAACAAACCCGCTATCTGGCCGACTCCTCCAAGGTGATGGGGCTGATCGGCGAAGTGCTTTCCGGAGCCACCATCGCCGCGGCCGGGGTGGCCGATGCGCTGGGGGTCCCGCTGCTTTCGCCCACCGCCACCGACGACCGGATCTCGACCATCGGGCCCTGCATCTTTCAATTGAACCCCAGCTTAAGCTGGCAGGGGCCGGCGGTGGCCCAGTATGCGGTCAAGGCCCGGGGCTTTAAGGCGCTGGCCATGCTGTATCCCGACGAAGGCGCCTGGGAATCGGTGGCCCAGGCCTTCGCCAAGGAGGCCGCCAAGCTGGGGGCCAGGCTGGTCTATTCCCAGTCCTATACCCCGGGCGCCACCGACTTCCAGGTCCAGATCGACAGGCTGCGTTTGGTCAAAGTGGACGCGTTGTTCCTGCCGGCCTCGCCTTCGGACATCGTGATGATCGCTCCCCAGCTGGCTTACAATCAGATGAAGCTCCAGTTATTGGGTCCGGAATCCTGGGGAGATCCCAAGGTGGCGGCCCAGGGCGATGTATACGTGGAGGGAGCGATATTCGCTGTGCTCTCGGAGGGTTCGGAGCTGGCCCAGTCCACGGCCGCCTTTGAGGAGCGCTTTAAAAAGCGCTACGGCAAGCCGCCCTCCAAACAGGCGGCCCAGGGATACGACGCCGCTCGGATCATGATCGCGGCCCTGCAAAAGAATCCCGCCTCCCGCCAGGAACTGCAGACCTATCTGAACAGCGGGGATTTCACCGGGCTAAAACTTTCGGGGCAGGGAAGCTTCGGCCGGTTCGGGGCCCAGCCCAAGGCCAAGATGATGACCATCAAGAACCGGCAGGCGGCGGAGCTGGGGGAGGACCAGCCGGCCAAGGATAAAAAGGCCCCGGCCCCGGTCAAGAACGAGAAGGCCAAGGCCGATTCCGCCGCCAAGAAGGCAGCGCCCAAACCCAAGAAACCATAAGGTCAAATTCCTAACACTAAAATAATAAATCCTAAACAAATACAAATCACGGGAGATCCTAATTACAAAATTTAGGGTTTAGGTGGCTTAGAAATTTCATTTATTATGCTTTTCACTAACATCATCGGCCAGGAAGTGGCCAAACAAATACTGCGCCGGTCTTTTGAGGAAAAGCGGCTGGCCCAGAGCTATCTGTTTTACGGGCCTGCGGGGGTGGGCAAGGAGATGGCGGCCTTTGAACTGGCTCAGGCGCTGAACTGCACCGGGGAGGAGCCTCCCTGCGGAAGCTGCAGCCAGTGCCGGAAAACAGTGGAGTTCAATCATCCCGATCTGCATTACGTTTTTCCCGTACCCCATCCCAGCAGCGAAAGCGACAAGAGAAAACTGTCCGAGGAGATCGCCGAGCTGCTGGCCCAGAAGGCCCAAAAGCCTTATTTGAACCTGGAGTTCGACCGGCCGGTGGCCATCTCCATTGACGACATCAGGGTCTTGCAATCCAAGCTTTCGCTCCAGCCCTATCAGGGCCGGAAGAAGGTGGTGATCATCGTAAGCCCCGAGGCCCTGACCACCGAGGCGGCCAACGCCTTCTTAAAAACGTTGGAGGAGCCCTCGCCCACCACCAATTTCATCCTGGTTTGCGACCAGTCCAACGCCCTGCTTTCCACCATTCTCTCCCGCTGCCAGAAGATCCGTTTCATGCGGCTGGACAAGGGATCGGTGGTCCAGGCCTTGGAAGAAAGGCACGGACTGCCTCCGGACCAGGCCCAAATGCTGGCATCTTTAAGCCAGGGCAGCCTGGGGCAGGCCTTGGAGATGATGGAACTGGATCTGCTGGAGGAGCGCCGGATGGCCGGAGAGCTTTTGCGGGCCGGGCTGGAAAAGAATTACGTCGGGATGATGGAATCCATTGACCTGGCCGCCGGCGAAAAAGGCCGGCCCCAGCGGGTGCTGGACATGATGTCGGCCATAGTGCTGGAGGCCCTGCATCCCGAGCCCCAACCATCCCCGGAGGTCTTGAGCCTGGCCCGGCTGCTGACGGAAGCCCGGCTTAACAGGATCACCGCCAACAGGGAACTGGCCAGGACGGCCCTGATGCGAAACGTAACACCCAGGCTGTGTCTGATGGCCGCCTGCAGCCCGGACATTATAAAAGAGGAGCTATGACCGAGAATCTTATATTGGTGCGTTTTAAAGAGGCGCGCCCCAAATACTACCTTAACCCCCAAGCTTACAGCCTGTCGCCGGGGGAACTGGTGGTGGTCACCACCGAGAACGGCGAGGAACTGGGGGCGGTGGAGAGAGAGAGGGCCATACTCAAGGAGAAATTCAAACCTGTCGGCGCGATATTGCGTAAGGCGGAGGAGGAGGACCTGACGAAATTCCAGGCCAACCGCCGGCGCGAGACGGAATCCTACCAGGCCTGTTTGGACCTGATCGGCAAGTACGGCCTGCAGATGACCCTGGTGGACGTGGAAGCCAGGTTCGACGGTTCCAAGCTGACCTTTTATTTCACCGCCGAAAAACGGGTGGACTTCCGGTCATTGGTGAGGGATTTGGCCACCATGTTCAAAGGCCGGATCGAGATGCACCAGATCGGGGTGCGGGACGAGGCCCGGCGGGTGGGCGGGCTGGGGCTGTGCGGCCGCCAGTTGTGCTGCGTGGCCTGGCTCAACGAGTTTGAGCCGGTGACCCTGAAGATGGCCAAGGAGCAGAACCTGTCCACCACTTCCAACAAGATGCTGGGGCTGTGCGGCCGCCTGATGTGCTGCCTGACCTACGAGGACCGCTATTACGAGGAGGCCCACCACAACATGCCCCGGGTGGGGACGGTGGTCACCACCCCCAAGGGCCCGGGCACGGTCTACAAGGTGGACATCTTCAAGCAGAAGGTGATGGTCAGGTTCGAGGAAGGCCACGGAGAATTCGAGGCGTCGGAGGTTTCCAAGAAATGAGCAGATTCTACATCACTACCGCCATACCCTATGTCAATGCCAAGCCGCATATAGGCTTTGCGCTGGAGATAGTGCAGACCGATGCTTTGGCCCGTTATTACAGGCTGTTCGGCCGGGACGTCCGTTTCCTGACCGGTTCGGATGAGAACAGCTTAAAGAATGTCCAGACCGCGGAAAAGGAAGGCATCTCTACCGAGATTCTGGTCAAGCGAAATGCGAAGTTCTTCGCCGACATGCATGATTACCTGTCGCTGTCCAACGATGATTTTATCCGCACCAGTTCCGAGCAACGCCATAGAAAAGGGGTGGAAAAACTTTGGCAGGCTTGTCTGGATAACGGCGACATTTATAAAAAACGCTATCAGGGACTGTATTGCGTTGGCTGCGAGGGTTTCTACCCACGGGACGAGTTGGTTGACGGCAAATGTCCGGAACACGATACTGTGCCGGAGAAGATAGAGGAAGAAAACTATTTCTTCAGGCTGTCCAAATATCAAAAACAGCTGGAAGAAATCCTGGAATCCGATAAATATCAGATTATTCCAAAAACCCGCAAGAATGAGGTTCTTTCCTTCGTTAAAAGCGGGCTGGAGGATTTTTCCATTTCCCGTTCAAAAGAGCGCGCCAAGAGTTGGGGTATTCCGGTTCCCGGCGACCCAAGCCAGGTGGTCTATGTCTGGTTTGATGCGCTGGCCAATTACATCAATGCGTTAGAATATGCCGCTGACGGGCAGTTGTACCGGGATTATTGGACCGATTGTCCCGAACGGGTACATGTAATAGGCAAGGGGATTATTCGTTTTCATGCGGTTTATTGGCCGGCCATGCTGCTATCGGCCAAAGTGCCGTTGCCGCATAAATTGTTGGTGCATGGCTATATTATCTGCGAGGGGAGAAGGATGTCCAAATCCTTGGGCAATGTGATTGATCCCGAGGCGATTGCTTCCCGCTATGGAACCGACCAGTTGCGCTATTTTCTTTTGTCCGAAATATCCACCACCGGCGACGGCGATTTCAGCTATGCCCGGTTGGAACAACGGGTCAACAGCGACCTGGCCAACGATTACGGCAATCTGGCCAGCCGGGTATTCAAAATGGTAGAAACATACTGCGGAGGAGCGATCCCGGAAGCTGGGAAGCTGGGAAGCTCGGATGGTGAGTTTAAACTAAAGGCTTTGGAGCTTGGCGTAAAAGTGAAATCGCAGGTCGAGCAGTTTGATCTGAACGATGCCATCGTTTCCGTGATGGAGGTAATCAAGCTTACCAACCGTTACGCGGAAGCCAACGCGCCCTGGAAACTGTTCAAGGACGGCAATCAGGAGCGGATCGACACCGTGCTCTATAATGCGGCCGAGGCCCTGCGCATCGCCAGCATCCTATTGTCCCCGGTAATGCCGGGCAAGTGCCGGGAGCTCTTATCAAGATTGGGAGTGGAGGAGAAGAATATTACCCTGGCCAGGGCCTCCGGGTGGGGATTGTTGAAGGCGGGGCAGAAGGTATCGGCCGGGGAGCCGCTCTTCCCGAGGATAGACACTAAAACAAAAGATGAAGGCAGCCCTGCGACAAAGCTCAGGGCAAGTAAACGAATAACAGAAGAAACAAACAAAGTTGAAAACGAAAAAACGAAAGATGAAGGCAGAAAACAAATAACAGAAGAAACAAACAAAGTTGAAAGCGAAAAAACGAAAGATGAAGGCAGAAAACAAATGATCGAAGAAACTAAAACTCCGGAAAACACAAAACAGGAAACTGTAAACGCCCAACCGGTTTCGGAGGAGTTGATAGACATCGATTATTTCAAAAAGATAAAACTGCGCACCGCCGAGATCGTCGCCGCCGAGAAGGTGCCCAACGCCGACAAGCTGCTGCGCCTGCAGGTCAAGTTAGGCGAGGAGACCCGGCAGGTGCTGGCCGGAATAGCCCAGTGGTATGCCCCGGAATCATTGGTGGGCCAGCAGGTGATCATAGTGGCCAATCTCAAGCCGGCCAAGATCCGGGGTCTGGAGTCCCACGGCATGCTGCTGGCCGCCCAGGACAAGGACGGGGTAGTGATACTGATCCCGCAAAGGAAGGTGGAGACCGGCGGAGAGGTGCGGTAAACTCTGCACAGCGGGACTTTTTCTATATTTGCGAGAAGAGAAAATGAGAAAAAAGAAGACGGAAGATATTTCCGAAAAAACAGCCGATATTATGATTGATAATTATCTGCTGAAAAAGCGGATTCAAAATGATTATCATATTTCGGTTGATTCCAAAACGGACGATCCTGCGATTGAAAAAGCCTTTTTAACGAACATGATCGAGTACGAGGAGGCTGACAAGGGTCCCCGATGCACGTTGCGCAGCCTGCTTCCGGCAGGATTCGATTTGCCCCCGGTTGAACAACTAAGCCGGAGAGACCTGCGAATAAAGCTGGAGGCCATTCAGAGCATTCTATCCGGACATAACATCAGCATTGATTTCCTCCCCAAACTGCCCGATGCCGTGGCCTATCAGTATCTGCTGGATCAAGGACTAAATGAAGAAGTAATGCGCCGGATGCCGAAAGGCTTTATGTTTCATCTTGACGGGTGCAGCGGAAATTGCGACCAGTGTTTTCAACGTGATTACTGCGACGCATTTACGGAAATGGAAAGAAGGGAAAATGGCGGCGGGTAAGAAAGAAAACAATAAGCGCGGGAAATCCGAAGCGGGGTGCCGCCGGAGGCGGCAAAATGTTAGAGCACGTAATGGTAAATTATAAAAACCAGCAGGTGAAAAATGTCTGAGCTCATCAAAAAAATGATCGCCCTCAAGGAAACGGAACGCAAGATGCTGGTGGGCGACATCATGGAAAGCGAAAAGGGCCTGAAAGAGGCTT from the candidate division TA06 bacterium genome contains:
- a CDS encoding penicillin-binding protein activator yields the protein MKKYGVILLCFLAVSCQTFKPAVDKKTPVSKDQQAKEELRQKKETEAAGILDKAKSQYSERKPAEAAETLQQLLARYPETASAVEALYLTALYRFEIRQIDLALQNGFKLTDKYPDSELWVKTKKVLGDCYTENRDYVKAGQQYLEGMAKAKAPEGRETLRLPLLSLINEKLSAGELRILYKAYSDAETAPAMGLRLCKLELEAKNVPEAKKLLSDLSKKYPGSGEAGTANLLLSQLSGDNAIIPAVPVEKKIGLLAPLSGKFGEFGQAVQNGVELAFEEYNQTAVEKFKLVAADSKGDAIDAVKQTRYLADSSKVMGLIGEVLSGATIAAAGVADALGVPLLSPTATDDRISTIGPCIFQLNPSLSWQGPAVAQYAVKARGFKALAMLYPDEGAWESVAQAFAKEAAKLGARLVYSQSYTPGATDFQVQIDRLRLVKVDALFLPASPSDIVMIAPQLAYNQMKLQLLGPESWGDPKVAAQGDVYVEGAIFAVLSEGSELAQSTAAFEERFKKRYGKPPSKQAAQGYDAARIMIAALQKNPASRQELQTYLNSGDFTGLKLSGQGSFGRFGAQPKAKMMTIKNRQAAELGEDQPAKDKKAPAPVKNEKAKADSAAKKAAPKPKKP
- the holB gene encoding DNA polymerase III subunit delta'; the encoded protein is MLFTNIIGQEVAKQILRRSFEEKRLAQSYLFYGPAGVGKEMAAFELAQALNCTGEEPPCGSCSQCRKTVEFNHPDLHYVFPVPHPSSESDKRKLSEEIAELLAQKAQKPYLNLEFDRPVAISIDDIRVLQSKLSLQPYQGRKKVVIIVSPEALTTEAANAFLKTLEEPSPTTNFILVCDQSNALLSTILSRCQKIRFMRLDKGSVVQALEERHGLPPDQAQMLASLSQGSLGQALEMMELDLLEERRMAGELLRAGLEKNYVGMMESIDLAAGEKGRPQRVLDMMSAIVLEALHPEPQPSPEVLSLARLLTEARLNRITANRELARTALMRNVTPRLCLMAACSPDIIKEEL
- a CDS encoding stage 0 sporulation protein, which gives rise to MTENLILVRFKEARPKYYLNPQAYSLSPGELVVVTTENGEELGAVERERAILKEKFKPVGAILRKAEEEDLTKFQANRRRETESYQACLDLIGKYGLQMTLVDVEARFDGSKLTFYFTAEKRVDFRSLVRDLATMFKGRIEMHQIGVRDEARRVGGLGLCGRQLCCVAWLNEFEPVTLKMAKEQNLSTTSNKMLGLCGRLMCCLTYEDRYYEEAHHNMPRVGTVVTTPKGPGTVYKVDIFKQKVMVRFEEGHGEFEASEVSKK
- the metG gene encoding methionine--tRNA ligase, which translates into the protein MSRFYITTAIPYVNAKPHIGFALEIVQTDALARYYRLFGRDVRFLTGSDENSLKNVQTAEKEGISTEILVKRNAKFFADMHDYLSLSNDDFIRTSSEQRHRKGVEKLWQACLDNGDIYKKRYQGLYCVGCEGFYPRDELVDGKCPEHDTVPEKIEEENYFFRLSKYQKQLEEILESDKYQIIPKTRKNEVLSFVKSGLEDFSISRSKERAKSWGIPVPGDPSQVVYVWFDALANYINALEYAADGQLYRDYWTDCPERVHVIGKGIIRFHAVYWPAMLLSAKVPLPHKLLVHGYIICEGRRMSKSLGNVIDPEAIASRYGTDQLRYFLLSEISTTGDGDFSYARLEQRVNSDLANDYGNLASRVFKMVETYCGGAIPEAGKLGSSDGEFKLKALELGVKVKSQVEQFDLNDAIVSVMEVIKLTNRYAEANAPWKLFKDGNQERIDTVLYNAAEALRIASILLSPVMPGKCRELLSRLGVEEKNITLARASGWGLLKAGQKVSAGEPLFPRIDTKTKDEGSPATKLRASKRITEETNKVENEKTKDEGRKQITEETNKVESEKTKDEGRKQMIEETKTPENTKQETVNAQPVSEELIDIDYFKKIKLRTAEIVAAEKVPNADKLLRLQVKLGEETRQVLAGIAQWYAPESLVGQQVIIVANLKPAKIRGLESHGMLLAAQDKDGVVILIPQRKVETGGEVR